From a region of the Pogona vitticeps strain Pit_001003342236 chromosome 7, PviZW2.1, whole genome shotgun sequence genome:
- the GNA11 gene encoding guanine nucleotide-binding protein subunit alpha-11 produces MTLESMMACCLSDEVKESKRINAEIEKQLRRDKRDARRELKLLLLGTGESGKSTFIKQMRIIHGSGYSEEDKKGFTKLVYQNIFTAMQSMIRAMETLKILYKYEQNKANALLIREVDVEKVSSFEQPYVSAIKTLWNDPGIQECYDRRREYQLSDSAKYYLTDVDRIATPGYLPTQQDVLRVRVPTTGIIEYPFDLENIIFRMVDVGGQRSERRKWIHCFENVTSIMFLVALSEYDQVLVESDNENRMEESKALFRTIITYPWFQNSSVILFLNKKDLLEDKILYSHLVDYFPEFDGPQRDAQAAREFILKMFVDLNPDSDKIIYSHFTCATDTENIRFVFAAVKDTILQLNLKEYNLV; encoded by the exons atgacGCTGGAGTCCATGATGGCCTGTTGCCTCAGCGACGAGGTGAAGGAGTCGAAGCGCATCAACGCCGAGATCGAGAAGCAGCTGCGGAGGGACAAGCGGGACGCCCGGAGGGAGCTCAAGCTCCTCTTGCTCG gcACTGGTGAGAGTGGGAAGAGCACATTCATCAAACAGATGCGGATAATTCACGGCTCTGGCTACTCTGAGGAGGACAAAAAGGGTTTCACCAAGCTGGTGTACCAGAATATTTTCACTGCCATGCAGTCGATGATCAGGGCCATGGAAACCTTAAAGATTCTGTACAAGTATGAACAGAACAAG GCCAACGCGCTCTTGATCCGGGAAGTGGATGTAGAAAAAGTCTCCTCCTTTGAACAGCCCTACGTAAGTGCAATTAAAACATTGTGGAATGACCCGGGAATTCAAGAATGTTACGACCGGCGGCGAGAATACCAGCTCTCTGACTCGGCTAAATA CTACCTTACTGACGTGGATCGTATCGCCACCCCAGGGTACCTCCCAACCCAACAAGACGTCTTGCGAGTCAGAGTGCCCACCACAGGAATCATAGAATACCCCTTTGACCTAGAGAACATTATTTTCAG AATGGTGGATGTCGGAGGCCAGCGGTCAGAGCGGAGGAAATGGATCCACTGCTTTGAAAACGTCACCTCCATCATGTTCTTAGTCGCCCTTAGTGAATATGACCAGGTCCTGGTGGAATCGGATAATGAG AACcgaatggaagaaagcaaagcccTTTTCCGGACCATCATCACCTACCCCTGGTTCCAGAACTCCTCCGTCATTCTTTTCCTGAACAAAAAAGATCTTTTAGAGGACAAGATCCTGTATTCGCACCTCGTGGATTATTTCCCTGAGTTTGACG GCCCTCAGAGAGACGCGCAGGCCGCCCGGGAGTTCATCCTGAAGATGTTTGTGGATCTCAACCCCGACAGCGACAAAATCATCTACTCTCACTTCACATGTGCCACAGATACGGAGAACATCCGGTTTGTCTTTGCCGCCGTCAAGGACACGATCCTGCAGCTCAACTTGAAGGAATACAACCTGGTCTGA
- the TLE5 gene encoding TLE family member 5 isoform X1 — MMFPQSRHSGSSHLPQQLKFTTSDSCDRIKDEFQLLQAQYHSLKLECDKLASEKSEMQRHYVMYYEMSYGLNIEMHKQAEIVKRLNGICAQVLPYLSQEHQQQVLGAIERAKQVTAPELNSIIRQQLQAHQLSQLQALALPLTPLPVGLQPPSLPAVSASTGLLSLSALGSQAHLAKEDKNGHDGDAHQDDDGEKSD; from the exons ATGATGTTTCCTCAAAGCCGGCATTCG GGTTCCTCTCACCTCCCTCAGCAGCTGAAATTCACAACATCAGATTCCTGTGACCGGATTAAAGATGAGTTCCAGCTGCTTCAAGCTCAATACCACAG TCTGAAGTTGGAGTGTGACAAACTTGCCAGTGAGAAGTCAGAAATGCAGCGCCATTACGTGATG TATTATGAGATGTCTTACGGACTCAATATTGAAATGCACAAACAG gCCGAAATTGTGAAGCGGTTAAATGGAATTTGCGCCCAGGTCTTGCCGTACCTTTCTCAAGAG CACCAACAACAGGTCCTCGGAGCCATCGAGCGAGCTAAGCAAGTGACGGCCCCAGAGCTGAACTCCATCATTCGG CAGCAGCTTCAGGCTCACCAGCTCTCGCAGCTGCAAGCCCTGGCCCTGCCCTTGACCCCATTGCCGGTGGGGTTGCagcccccctccctgcctgccgTCAGCGCCAGCACCGGGCTCCTCTCCCTCTCCGCCTTGGGCTCGCAAGCCCACCTCGCCAAGGAAGACAAGAACGGCCACGACGGAGACGCTCACCAGGACGACGACGGGGAGAAGTCGGATTAG
- the TLE5 gene encoding TLE family member 5 isoform X2, whose translation MMFPQSRHSGSSHLPQQLKFTTSDSCDRIKDEFQLLQAQYHSLKLECDKLASEKSEMQRHYVMYYEMSYGLNIEMHKQAEIVKRLNGICAQVLPYLSQEHQQQVLGAIERAKQVTAPELNSIIRQLQAHQLSQLQALALPLTPLPVGLQPPSLPAVSASTGLLSLSALGSQAHLAKEDKNGHDGDAHQDDDGEKSD comes from the exons ATGATGTTTCCTCAAAGCCGGCATTCG GGTTCCTCTCACCTCCCTCAGCAGCTGAAATTCACAACATCAGATTCCTGTGACCGGATTAAAGATGAGTTCCAGCTGCTTCAAGCTCAATACCACAG TCTGAAGTTGGAGTGTGACAAACTTGCCAGTGAGAAGTCAGAAATGCAGCGCCATTACGTGATG TATTATGAGATGTCTTACGGACTCAATATTGAAATGCACAAACAG gCCGAAATTGTGAAGCGGTTAAATGGAATTTGCGCCCAGGTCTTGCCGTACCTTTCTCAAGAG CACCAACAACAGGTCCTCGGAGCCATCGAGCGAGCTAAGCAAGTGACGGCCCCAGAGCTGAACTCCATCATTCGG CAGCTTCAGGCTCACCAGCTCTCGCAGCTGCAAGCCCTGGCCCTGCCCTTGACCCCATTGCCGGTGGGGTTGCagcccccctccctgcctgccgTCAGCGCCAGCACCGGGCTCCTCTCCCTCTCCGCCTTGGGCTCGCAAGCCCACCTCGCCAAGGAAGACAAGAACGGCCACGACGGAGACGCTCACCAGGACGACGACGGGGAGAAGTCGGATTAG